A region of Synechococcus sp. WH 8016 DNA encodes the following proteins:
- a CDS encoding cell division protein FtsQ/DivIB translates to MSPDASRKKGFKLGKRNSQGPLPPGVERRRRLHQERRQERLIQLWRLVFFLLTATGLSWLLLTLGWSLRSATQIQISGSARMNENVVVKAAGLSFPQSLLSLEPRQIETKLMQELPVQEVSVQRRLLPPGLDIQLVERRPIAAATRVGPDGIERGMVDLEAQWMPMDMARQGEKPASAVKVEGWISNRRAVIARILQQRDQLGRPLKTIVVEPAGGVSLRIETLGLVYLGANDALLDQQFKTIAQLTQSLPPSLGGVSSEGLDLSDPSQPELKLRPKPKPAAP, encoded by the coding sequence GTGAGCCCAGACGCTTCCAGAAAGAAAGGCTTCAAGCTCGGCAAACGCAACAGCCAAGGCCCCCTTCCCCCTGGCGTGGAACGGCGTCGAAGGCTGCATCAGGAGCGCCGGCAAGAACGCCTGATTCAATTGTGGAGACTTGTTTTTTTTCTCCTCACCGCCACGGGATTGAGTTGGTTATTGCTGACCCTGGGCTGGAGCCTGCGATCCGCGACGCAAATCCAGATCAGCGGAAGCGCGCGGATGAACGAAAACGTGGTGGTGAAGGCTGCAGGCCTTTCCTTTCCTCAATCACTGCTAAGCCTCGAGCCGCGTCAGATCGAGACCAAATTGATGCAGGAGCTTCCCGTGCAGGAGGTGTCCGTTCAGCGGCGTCTTCTCCCTCCAGGCCTCGACATCCAACTCGTTGAACGCCGCCCCATCGCCGCTGCCACCCGCGTGGGCCCCGATGGAATCGAGCGGGGAATGGTGGACCTGGAGGCTCAGTGGATGCCGATGGACATGGCCAGGCAGGGAGAGAAGCCTGCAAGCGCTGTGAAAGTCGAAGGCTGGATTTCCAATCGACGGGCCGTCATCGCCCGCATCCTTCAACAACGAGACCAACTCGGTCGACCACTGAAAACAATTGTTGTAGAGCCCGCCGGTGGCGTCAGTCTGCGCATTGAGACCCTTGGCCTTGTTTATCTCGGCGCCAATGACGCCCTCTTAGATCAGCAATTCAAAACCATTGCCCAACTCACGCAAAGCCTTCCTCCCAGCCTGGGCGGCGTTTCAAGCGAAGGGCTGGATCTCAGTGACCCAAGCCAACCTGAACTGAAGTTACGGCCGAAGCCCAAACCTGCAGCTCCGTAA
- a CDS encoding FAD-binding oxidoreductase has protein sequence MGFDALHHELAAIADLSLLISPADLDRYSRDAYDYSPVLREQLSQCRADLVASAASVQAVQAVAAACHRHGVPLTLRGAGTGNYGQSVPLKGGVVLLMDSLREVRSIDPVSGVVTVECGCLMRDLDRALAVHGRQLRLFPSTWRSATIGGFIGGGSGGIGSVRWGFLRDPGHLLGLEVVTMEASPRLLQLEAAEAEALNHAYGTNGIITALTLSSAARVAWQEVVVDCADWTTAVELAQRCGRAAVELNLCTVLQSSIVEHLPSWSGSPRGQHRLLLLVAPDGVSTIERLARSVQAEMHVLGQEDDHQGNGLRELSWNHTTLHLRNHDPNWTYLQMLLPQPELGCMEALQKRWGDDLVWHLEAVRQQGAFRLAALPLVYWRGAQALQDLIDHCLAQGAFVFNPHVITVEGGGLGVIDGDQVAAKHRHDPDGLLNPGKLGGFPA, from the coding sequence ATGGGTTTCGATGCTTTGCACCACGAGCTGGCAGCCATTGCCGATCTCAGCTTGCTGATCAGCCCAGCGGATTTAGATCGCTATTCCCGTGACGCCTACGACTACTCACCGGTGCTGCGGGAACAGCTCAGCCAATGCCGCGCCGATCTCGTTGCCAGTGCGGCTTCCGTGCAGGCGGTGCAAGCGGTGGCCGCGGCGTGCCATCGCCATGGCGTGCCGTTGACCTTGCGTGGAGCGGGCACGGGGAATTACGGCCAAAGCGTGCCCCTGAAAGGGGGCGTGGTGCTCTTGATGGATTCCTTGCGCGAGGTGCGTTCCATCGATCCGGTTTCGGGTGTGGTGACGGTGGAATGCGGTTGTTTGATGCGTGACCTCGACCGCGCCTTGGCCGTTCATGGCCGGCAATTAAGGCTGTTTCCAAGCACCTGGCGCAGTGCCACGATCGGTGGCTTTATCGGCGGCGGATCCGGGGGGATCGGTTCGGTGCGCTGGGGATTTTTGCGCGATCCTGGCCACCTCCTCGGCCTGGAGGTGGTGACGATGGAGGCCTCGCCACGGCTGTTGCAACTGGAAGCCGCGGAGGCGGAAGCCTTGAATCACGCCTACGGCACCAATGGCATCATCACGGCGCTCACCCTCTCCTCGGCGGCGCGGGTGGCGTGGCAGGAAGTTGTGGTGGATTGTGCCGACTGGACGACGGCGGTGGAGCTGGCCCAGCGTTGCGGTCGAGCGGCCGTTGAGTTGAACCTCTGCACTGTGTTGCAGTCGTCCATCGTCGAGCATCTGCCCTCGTGGAGTGGTTCCCCGCGGGGACAGCACCGGCTGCTGTTGTTAGTCGCCCCCGATGGGGTGAGCACGATTGAACGCCTGGCGCGCTCTGTTCAGGCGGAGATGCACGTGCTTGGCCAAGAGGACGACCATCAGGGCAATGGTCTGCGGGAGTTGAGCTGGAATCACACAACCCTGCATCTGCGCAATCACGATCCGAATTGGACCTATCTGCAGATGCTTTTGCCCCAGCCTGAACTGGGCTGTATGGAGGCGCTCCAGAAGCGCTGGGGAGATGATCTCGTGTGGCATCTCGAGGCCGTGCGTCAGCAGGGGGCCTTTCGATTGGCGGCTTTGCCGTTGGTCTATTGGAGAGGAGCGCAGGCTCTTCAGGATTTAATCGATCACTGTCTGGCCCAGGGGGCGTTTGTGTTCAACCCCCATGTGATCACCGTGGAGGGAGGCGGCCTGGGTGTGATTGATGGCGATCAGGTCGCAGCGAAGCACCGTCACGATCCTGATGGCTTGCTCAACCCGGGAAAGCTTGGTGGTTTTCCCGCATGA
- a CDS encoding DUF4359 domain-containing protein — MAAVLAFAASGVALALSNPSSEEFKSYAGAQLVSVISDELCGGALPMVLQLWVKDCPRLIRDQEPALAELAGQFSRRLNLGLASVYTTELGGQDLLPTLRLPEYSVTTLGIAGQFVILHSSSDDGKIE; from the coding sequence GTGGCAGCCGTTCTCGCATTCGCCGCCTCTGGCGTGGCACTCGCCCTATCCAACCCCTCTTCAGAAGAGTTCAAGAGCTATGCAGGAGCTCAACTCGTCTCCGTGATCAGCGACGAGTTATGTGGTGGTGCACTGCCGATGGTGCTGCAGCTTTGGGTGAAAGATTGCCCCCGCTTGATTCGTGATCAGGAGCCGGCGTTGGCGGAGCTTGCGGGTCAATTCAGCCGTCGTCTCAACCTTGGCCTGGCCAGCGTCTACACCACCGAGCTTGGTGGACAGGACTTGCTCCCCACCTTGCGACTTCCTGAGTATTCGGTCACGACCCTCGGAATCGCCGGGCAATTTGTCATCCTTCACTCCAGCAGTGACGATGGCAAGATCGAATGA
- the ftsZ gene encoding cell division protein FtsZ → MSSAMNPEGISPSQSARIEVIGVGGGGSNAVNRMILSDLEGVAYRVLNTDAQALIQSAADNRVQLGQTLTRGLGAGGNPSIGQKAAEESRADLQQALQGADLVFIAAGMGGGTGTGAAPVVAEVAKESGALTVGIVTKPFSFEGRRRMRQADEGIARLAEHVDTLIVIPNDRLRDAIAGAPLQEAFRSADDVLRMGVKGISDIITLPGLVNVDFADVRSVMTEAGTALLGIGVGSGRSRAVEAAQTAINSPLLEAARIDGANGCVINISGGRDMTLEDMTTASEVIYDVVDPEANIIVGAVVDERLEEEIHVTVIATGFEDGNPYRSERSTLRPAVSAFEPRTPTNIAPESGARIPDFLRQRQQRQSDS, encoded by the coding sequence ATGTCCTCAGCCATGAACCCAGAGGGCATCTCGCCTAGCCAATCAGCCCGCATCGAAGTGATCGGTGTTGGAGGGGGTGGCAGCAACGCTGTTAATCGCATGATTTTGAGCGATCTGGAAGGGGTTGCTTACCGGGTCTTAAACACCGATGCTCAAGCGCTGATTCAATCGGCTGCTGACAACCGGGTCCAGCTGGGCCAAACCCTTACCCGCGGTCTTGGAGCGGGCGGAAATCCAAGCATTGGCCAAAAAGCGGCGGAAGAGTCGCGTGCTGATCTTCAACAGGCGCTCCAAGGCGCAGATCTGGTCTTCATCGCTGCAGGGATGGGTGGAGGCACCGGGACGGGTGCTGCTCCTGTGGTTGCAGAAGTTGCCAAAGAAAGCGGCGCTCTCACCGTTGGCATCGTCACAAAACCCTTCAGTTTCGAAGGTCGCCGCAGGATGCGTCAGGCCGATGAAGGCATCGCCCGCCTGGCAGAGCACGTGGACACCTTGATCGTGATCCCCAACGATCGGCTTCGCGATGCCATCGCTGGAGCCCCCCTTCAGGAAGCGTTCCGCAGCGCCGATGACGTTCTGCGCATGGGAGTGAAGGGAATCAGCGACATCATTACCCTCCCTGGCCTTGTCAACGTTGACTTCGCTGACGTTCGCTCCGTCATGACCGAAGCCGGCACCGCCTTGCTCGGGATCGGTGTGGGCTCAGGCCGATCACGGGCGGTTGAAGCAGCACAAACCGCGATTAATAGCCCCTTGCTCGAGGCCGCGCGCATCGATGGTGCCAATGGCTGCGTGATCAACATCAGCGGTGGCCGGGACATGACCCTGGAGGACATGACCACCGCATCTGAGGTGATTTACGACGTCGTGGATCCAGAAGCCAACATCATTGTTGGTGCTGTGGTAGATGAACGCCTTGAGGAAGAGATCCACGTGACCGTGATTGCCACAGGCTTTGAAGACGGCAACCCTTACCGCTCAGAGCGCAGCACGCTTCGCCCCGCTGTTTCAGCCTTCGAGCCCAGGACACCGACCAACATCGCCCCTGAAAGCGGAGCACGGATTCCCGACTTCCTCAGGCAGCGTCAACAACGCCAGAGCGACAGCTAG
- a CDS encoding amidohydrolase family protein — translation MIPRFGDGTLRAWIPRGLVELDHEGVGTPAPITRADGLCALQVSWREGRIVQVQPLVDGSAEPEGMLLPRLLEPHAHLDKAFSWSGYPNLSGTYAGAMAANLREHQSRTLEVVQERFERAMSLVWRHGLRAVRTHIDSLGPGAECSWDAILEGASRWQDRVTVQPVALVPVEHWGSTEGKQLAARVAAAGGLLGGVISPPCSGRAPRQELRNLLALADRHGCGVDLHIDEASSEPAAGLFQLMRVLKRMTVSVPITCSHASSLSLLRAPVLQRLAERMAHHNVQVVALPLTNGWLLGRQDFATPLRRPLAPIRQLQRAGVCVAVGGDNVQDPWFPAGNFDPLALISASLAQAQLAPWERLGLSPFTTAAARLMQMEWDGVIRAGAPADAMQLPVQSWAEALAAPPQRRLLVRGVWVQD, via the coding sequence ATGATTCCTCGTTTTGGAGATGGCACGCTCCGTGCCTGGATTCCAAGGGGACTGGTCGAACTGGATCATGAGGGCGTTGGGACGCCAGCACCGATTACGCGCGCCGATGGCCTGTGTGCCTTGCAGGTGTCCTGGCGTGAAGGGCGGATTGTGCAAGTGCAGCCGCTTGTTGACGGGTCAGCGGAACCGGAGGGGATGTTGCTTCCCCGTCTGCTGGAACCACATGCACACCTTGATAAAGCCTTTAGCTGGAGCGGCTACCCCAACCTCAGTGGCACCTACGCCGGAGCGATGGCGGCCAATCTCAGGGAACATCAGAGCCGCACCCTGGAGGTGGTTCAAGAGCGCTTTGAGCGCGCCATGTCACTGGTTTGGCGCCATGGTCTGCGCGCTGTGCGAACCCACATCGACAGCCTTGGGCCTGGAGCTGAGTGCAGCTGGGACGCCATTCTTGAAGGAGCGTCACGTTGGCAAGATCGGGTCACGGTTCAGCCGGTGGCGCTGGTTCCGGTGGAGCATTGGGGCAGCACAGAAGGGAAACAGTTGGCGGCTCGGGTGGCTGCGGCCGGTGGCTTGCTGGGTGGTGTGATCAGCCCCCCCTGCTCGGGGCGTGCGCCTCGCCAGGAGCTCCGCAACCTCTTGGCGCTTGCTGATCGGCATGGATGTGGGGTGGATTTGCATATCGACGAAGCCAGTTCTGAGCCGGCTGCCGGCTTGTTTCAGCTGATGCGCGTGCTCAAGCGGATGACCGTTTCCGTGCCGATCACCTGTAGCCATGCCAGCAGCCTGTCGCTCCTAAGAGCCCCTGTCTTGCAGCGGCTTGCTGAACGGATGGCGCATCACAACGTTCAAGTGGTGGCTCTCCCCTTGACCAATGGCTGGTTATTGGGTCGGCAGGATTTCGCGACGCCTCTGCGGCGACCATTGGCTCCAATTCGTCAGTTGCAGCGGGCGGGTGTGTGTGTGGCTGTCGGCGGTGACAACGTGCAGGATCCATGGTTCCCGGCTGGCAACTTCGACCCCTTGGCGTTGATCTCAGCGAGCTTGGCCCAGGCCCAGCTGGCGCCTTGGGAGCGCTTGGGGCTTTCGCCCTTCACAACGGCGGCAGCCCGATTGATGCAGATGGAGTGGGATGGGGTGATCCGGGCGGGTGCCCCTGCTGATGCGATGCAGCTCCCCGTTCAAAGCTGGGCCGAAGCCTTGGCGGCACCTCCGCAGCGCCGGCTGTTGGTGCGTGGGGTGTGGGTGCAGGATTGA
- a CDS encoding DUF1611 domain-containing protein produces the protein MNQHCPEGFEQLPVLLLQHGGLSSLTGKTGLAMLRHRRGPIAAVIDADHANGSLEEITGIARKVPIVRDLAAALPYRPAVAVVGLAPSGGVLPDPVRRDALAALQAGLSLASGLHTQLAEDPDFKAACHAGQWIWDLRQEPPSLQVGQARAAALSCQRVLAVGTDMAVGKMSACLALQAAAERQTLECRFVGTGQAGILISGRGVPLDAVRVDYAAGAVEAAVLEAGSGLSAQDLLVVEGQGSLCHPGSSATLPLMRGSQPTALLMVHRAGQSTIGRLPEVLLPPLKECISLCESLAAVARPRGSGPPPKVQAVALNTAELSPEEAQRSIQACEQALGLPCDDPIRHQADGLLKVFLKR, from the coding sequence GTGAATCAGCACTGTCCTGAGGGGTTTGAACAGTTGCCTGTGCTGCTTCTTCAGCACGGTGGTCTGTCGTCCCTCACCGGCAAGACAGGCCTTGCCATGTTGCGACATCGACGGGGGCCGATCGCAGCGGTCATTGATGCTGACCATGCCAACGGCTCCCTTGAAGAGATCACAGGGATTGCGCGCAAGGTACCGATTGTGCGCGACCTGGCTGCGGCCTTGCCTTATCGTCCCGCGGTTGCCGTGGTGGGCTTGGCTCCCTCCGGTGGAGTGTTGCCCGACCCGGTGCGACGGGATGCCTTGGCCGCGCTGCAGGCCGGGTTAAGCCTGGCCAGTGGTTTGCACACGCAGTTGGCAGAGGATCCGGACTTCAAGGCGGCCTGTCATGCCGGCCAATGGATCTGGGATTTACGCCAGGAGCCCCCCAGCCTGCAGGTGGGGCAGGCACGCGCTGCCGCGCTTTCCTGCCAGCGCGTTTTAGCCGTGGGAACCGATATGGCGGTGGGAAAGATGAGTGCCTGTTTGGCCCTTCAAGCGGCGGCAGAACGCCAGACGCTGGAGTGCCGTTTTGTGGGAACCGGTCAGGCTGGAATTTTGATCAGCGGTCGCGGTGTGCCTTTGGATGCGGTGCGGGTCGACTATGCGGCCGGTGCGGTGGAAGCGGCTGTTCTTGAAGCCGGGTCGGGTTTGTCAGCGCAGGATTTGTTGGTGGTGGAAGGGCAAGGTTCCCTCTGTCACCCAGGCTCGAGTGCCACGCTTCCTTTGATGCGCGGCAGTCAGCCAACGGCGTTGCTGATGGTGCATCGGGCGGGTCAGTCCACGATCGGGCGTTTGCCTGAAGTGCTCCTGCCCCCGTTGAAGGAGTGCATCAGCCTTTGTGAGTCGTTGGCGGCGGTCGCCCGCCCGCGAGGCTCAGGCCCCCCACCGAAAGTCCAAGCCGTTGCTCTTAATACAGCTGAGTTATCGCCAGAGGAGGCGCAGCGATCGATCCAGGCTTGTGAACAGGCCCTAGGCCTTCCCTGCGACGATCCCATTCGCCATCAGGCAGATGGTCTGCTCAAGGTGTTTTTGAAGCGTTGA
- a CDS encoding pentapeptide repeat-containing protein, giving the protein MRHQILGSLFALALLALMTALPFPVIALDTSTGVGLQDRALFQERVDYTLTNQSGGDFHGQNLVNTSFAGATGRGADFSDANLQGTIFTQAEFPEANFHGANLSDALMDRADFSKTDLRDALLQGVIAAGSSFAGADIEGADFTDALLDREDQRRLCQDADGVNPSSGVATRDSLDC; this is encoded by the coding sequence ATGCGCCACCAGATTCTGGGCTCCCTCTTCGCGCTTGCTCTCCTGGCGCTCATGACAGCTCTGCCTTTCCCTGTGATCGCTCTCGACACCTCCACCGGTGTGGGGCTTCAGGATCGAGCGCTCTTTCAAGAGAGGGTGGATTACACCCTGACCAACCAGAGCGGCGGTGACTTCCACGGGCAGAACCTCGTCAACACATCCTTCGCCGGTGCGACGGGCAGGGGGGCTGATTTCAGCGACGCCAATCTCCAGGGAACGATCTTTACGCAAGCGGAATTCCCAGAAGCCAATTTCCATGGCGCCAATCTCAGCGATGCACTGATGGATCGTGCCGATTTCTCCAAAACGGATCTTCGCGATGCCTTGCTCCAGGGCGTGATTGCTGCCGGGAGCAGCTTTGCCGGCGCAGACATCGAAGGGGCTGATTTCACCGATGCCTTGTTGGATCGGGAAGATCAGCGCCGCCTCTGTCAGGACGCTGATGGCGTCAATCCCAGCAGCGGTGTCGCCACCCGCGACAGCCTGGACTGCTGA
- the miaB gene encoding tRNA (N6-isopentenyl adenosine(37)-C2)-methylthiotransferase MiaB, giving the protein MTTFGCQMNKADSERMAGILETMGYQEADAELDADLVLYNTCTIRDNAEQKVYSYLGRQAIRKRTNPNLTLIVAGCVAQQEGESLLRRVPELDLVMGPQHANRLETLLTQVQTGQQVVATEEHHILEDLTTARRDSSTCAWVNVIYGCNERCTYCVVPSVRGKEQSRLPNSIILEMEGLAARGFKEITLLGQNIDAYGRDLPGITAEGRRQHTLTDLLYQVHDVEGIERLRFATSHPRYFTERLIDACAELPKVCEHFHIPFQSGDNELLKAMARGYTVERYRRIIDRIRERMPDAAISADVIVAFPGETDAQYRRTLALIEEIGFDQVNTAAYSPRPNTPAADWNNQLSEDVKVARLQEINALVESTAKERNARYAGRIEQVLAEGINPKDPSQLMGRTRTNRLTFFSAESANGITHRAGDLVDVRIDQVRSFSLTGTPVSN; this is encoded by the coding sequence ATCACCACGTTTGGCTGCCAGATGAACAAGGCCGATTCCGAGCGGATGGCAGGAATCCTGGAAACCATGGGCTACCAGGAAGCCGATGCTGAACTCGACGCTGATCTCGTTCTTTACAACACCTGCACCATTCGCGACAACGCCGAACAGAAGGTTTACAGCTACTTAGGCCGTCAAGCCATCCGCAAGCGGACCAATCCGAATCTCACCTTGATCGTGGCTGGCTGCGTCGCGCAACAAGAGGGCGAATCCCTGCTGCGCCGAGTGCCAGAGCTGGATTTGGTCATGGGACCCCAGCATGCCAATCGCCTCGAGACCCTGCTCACGCAAGTCCAGACGGGACAACAGGTGGTCGCGACTGAAGAGCATCACATCCTTGAAGACCTCACCACCGCCAGGCGCGACAGCAGCACCTGCGCTTGGGTGAATGTGATTTACGGCTGCAACGAACGTTGCACCTATTGCGTGGTGCCCTCGGTTCGTGGCAAGGAGCAATCCCGGCTGCCGAACTCGATCATTTTGGAGATGGAGGGCTTGGCCGCGCGTGGGTTCAAAGAGATCACCCTGCTCGGCCAAAACATCGATGCCTATGGCCGCGATCTACCGGGCATCACCGCCGAGGGCCGTCGCCAACACACCCTCACAGATCTCCTCTACCAGGTGCACGACGTGGAGGGCATCGAACGCCTGCGCTTTGCCACGAGTCACCCGAGATATTTCACCGAGCGCTTGATTGATGCCTGCGCTGAGCTGCCGAAAGTATGCGAACACTTTCATATCCCCTTCCAAAGCGGTGATAACGAGCTTCTAAAAGCGATGGCCCGGGGGTACACCGTTGAGCGTTACCGGCGCATCATTGATCGCATTCGCGAACGCATGCCCGATGCCGCCATCAGTGCGGATGTGATCGTGGCGTTCCCCGGAGAAACCGATGCGCAATACAGACGCACCCTGGCGTTAATTGAAGAGATTGGCTTCGACCAAGTGAACACAGCCGCCTATTCACCAAGACCCAACACACCAGCGGCGGACTGGAACAACCAGCTCTCGGAAGACGTCAAAGTGGCACGCCTACAAGAGATCAATGCGCTTGTGGAATCCACGGCAAAAGAGCGGAACGCTCGCTACGCCGGTCGGATCGAGCAAGTGCTGGCCGAGGGAATCAATCCAAAAGATCCCAGCCAACTGATGGGGCGGACGCGCACCAACAGGCTGACCTTTTTCTCCGCTGAATCCGCCAATGGCATCACGCATCGTGCAGGAGATCTGGTCGATGTCCGCATCGATCAAGTTCGCTCGTTCTCCCTCACTGGCACACCGGTGAGCAACTGA
- a CDS encoding D-alanine--D-alanine ligase family protein — protein sequence MPSSPLRIGVVFGGASGEHAVSIRSAITVINALQAGGNRDHFEVVPLYIDQAGRWWAERIALSVLEQKQAPAEESLPQPLPPAGFRSLPIDNDRVDVWYPVLHGPNGEDGTVQGLFTLMGQPYVGSGVLGSAVGMDKLAMKAAFAAAGLPQVPYVGLNAADLHHPEQQTKLVARIEAELGYPCFVKPANMGSSVGISKARDRDQLLEGLREAARHDSRLVVERGVSARELECAVLGRQQLKASVVGEISFEADWYDYDTKYTEGCSQTLIPAPLPDQVSAQIQAIALQACTAVHAYGLARVDVFYDERTGEVWLNEINTLPGFTSQSMYPMLWEASGVALPDLVAQLVHTARE from the coding sequence ATGCCCTCGTCTCCCCTTCGCATTGGTGTGGTGTTCGGAGGAGCATCCGGTGAGCATGCCGTGTCGATTCGCTCGGCCATCACGGTGATCAACGCCCTTCAAGCGGGGGGCAATCGAGATCACTTTGAAGTGGTTCCGCTGTACATCGATCAGGCGGGACGTTGGTGGGCCGAGCGCATTGCCCTCAGCGTTCTTGAGCAAAAGCAAGCACCTGCAGAGGAAAGCCTTCCCCAGCCCTTACCGCCAGCGGGCTTCCGTTCCCTGCCGATCGACAACGATCGCGTGGATGTTTGGTACCCGGTGCTGCATGGTCCCAATGGAGAAGACGGCACCGTGCAAGGGTTGTTCACCCTGATGGGGCAGCCCTATGTGGGCTCCGGCGTGCTCGGTTCAGCCGTTGGAATGGACAAACTGGCGATGAAAGCCGCTTTTGCCGCCGCAGGCCTCCCCCAAGTCCCCTACGTGGGTCTGAACGCTGCAGACCTCCATCACCCTGAACAGCAAACCAAGCTGGTCGCCAGGATCGAAGCGGAATTGGGATACCCGTGTTTTGTCAAACCAGCAAACATGGGCTCATCGGTAGGGATCAGCAAAGCCCGTGATCGAGACCAACTGCTTGAAGGCTTGCGGGAGGCGGCACGCCATGACAGCCGACTCGTCGTGGAGCGTGGCGTCTCCGCTCGAGAGCTGGAATGCGCCGTCCTCGGACGGCAACAGCTCAAGGCTTCCGTGGTGGGCGAAATCAGCTTTGAGGCCGATTGGTATGACTACGACACCAAATACACCGAGGGCTGCAGCCAAACGCTGATTCCAGCCCCACTTCCCGACCAGGTGAGCGCTCAAATTCAAGCGATTGCCCTGCAAGCCTGTACGGCTGTTCACGCCTATGGCTTGGCACGCGTGGATGTTTTTTACGACGAACGCACCGGTGAGGTCTGGCTCAACGAGATCAACACCCTGCCTGGATTCACCTCCCAAAGCATGTACCCCATGCTTTGGGAGGCCAGTGGTGTCGCTTTACCCGACCTAGTGGCCCAGCTGGTCCACACAGCGCGAGAATGA
- a CDS encoding enolase C-terminal domain-like protein yields the protein MGWSLRRFSLTKAVPLAISRGTTAQVEHLELTFSMDGNSGRGETGGFDTGHRAFSTDQLALELEALLPKLGDVDPADRQQLAPLLQPLSPPARCAVDLALWDWWGQRLEQPVWRLFGLDGHRPVATSVTLGLGSVDAVLSRLQRWWRQLPATRIKLKLGSADGCEHDRALLEAVAQALQEQAQQQQQPMELQVDANGGWTLDQAKAMQTSLHQAGVVLLEQPMAAMLDPDRDTAAFAALKPHCAMALVADESCWDLQDLLRLAPHVDGVNLKLLKSGGLSEAWLMAQVAQRLDLDLMIGCYSDSVLLNGAAAQLLPLIRWPDLDSHLNLVDDPYQGLDLVGDQLRAPAAAGLGISRAS from the coding sequence ATGGGCTGGTCTCTTCGGCGCTTTTCTCTCACCAAAGCGGTACCTCTCGCGATTAGCCGCGGAACCACAGCCCAGGTGGAGCACCTCGAGCTCACCTTCAGCATGGATGGCAATAGCGGCCGCGGCGAAACGGGGGGATTTGATACGGGGCATCGGGCCTTCAGCACCGATCAGCTGGCCTTGGAGCTTGAGGCTTTGCTGCCAAAACTGGGAGATGTGGACCCTGCTGATCGCCAGCAACTCGCACCTTTGCTGCAGCCGTTGTCGCCCCCGGCTCGTTGTGCGGTGGATCTCGCCCTTTGGGATTGGTGGGGCCAACGGCTCGAACAACCGGTTTGGCGCCTGTTCGGTCTCGATGGCCATCGCCCTGTGGCCACCAGCGTGACCTTGGGGCTTGGTTCGGTCGATGCGGTTCTCAGCCGCCTTCAGCGTTGGTGGCGGCAGCTACCGGCAACACGCATCAAGCTCAAACTTGGCAGTGCTGATGGCTGCGAACACGATCGAGCTCTGTTGGAGGCTGTGGCCCAGGCCCTGCAGGAGCAGGCTCAACAGCAGCAGCAGCCGATGGAGCTTCAAGTGGATGCCAACGGGGGCTGGACTCTCGATCAGGCAAAGGCGATGCAGACATCTCTGCACCAGGCAGGGGTGGTGTTGCTGGAGCAGCCGATGGCGGCCATGCTCGATCCCGATCGAGATACGGCTGCTTTTGCGGCGCTCAAGCCCCATTGCGCCATGGCCCTTGTGGCCGATGAAAGCTGTTGGGACTTACAGGATTTGTTGCGCCTTGCCCCCCACGTGGATGGCGTGAATCTCAAGTTGCTGAAAAGTGGCGGGCTCAGTGAGGCGTGGCTGATGGCTCAGGTGGCTCAGCGCTTGGATCTGGATCTGATGATTGGCTGTTATTCCGACAGCGTTTTGCTCAATGGAGCGGCCGCCCAGCTGCTGCCCTTGATCCGCTGGCCCGATCTCGACAGCCATCTCAATCTTGTGGATGACCCCTATCAGGGGCTCGATCTCGTAGGAGATCAACTGCGAGCGCCAGCGGCGGCTGGGTTGGGGATCAGCCGCGCCTCATGA